The Dyella caseinilytica genome has a window encoding:
- a CDS encoding CocE/NonD family hydrolase, with protein MKSSRAAIALRGLKPAMFALLLTLSGAVLATDPPGPSQYPNYPSETPAQFTPVTSSYDYVERDVMIPMRDGVKLNTVILIPKGITHAGIVLTRTPYDAKELTHHMMSGHLGPMLEGYDNATDVIVEDHYIRVIQDIRGKYGSEGDYVMNRPIHGPLNPTPVDDASDTYDTIDWLVKNVPESNGKVGTIGISYDGFEPLMSIIHPHPALKVAVPMNPMVDGWMGDDWFHHGAFRQQNMSYIYEQSACRDNCYKWWTSYHDEYDLFMQAGSAGELGRQYGMEQLGFWNKMIAHPAYDSFWSEQAVDKVLAAQPLKVPTMLVHSLWDQEDIYGALAVYRAIKPKDTSGEMVKLVMGPWHHGQEIEEGSSLGAIQFGSDTAKYFREHILRPYLAQYLKDGAPKADIAPVTAFQTGTNQWQRLSRWPLACEDGCKAKSRPLYLQAGNKLGFSAPANGASYDEYISDPARPVPFRARPIQPIGYDNGLTWPQWLVDDQREASGRTDVVTYVSDVLTQPLTIAGAPVVHLTASTSGTDSDWVVKLIDVYPDQVAEQPEMGGYQLAVAMDIFRGRYREGYDNPKPLTANQPLAYRFELPNANHVFLPGHRVMVQVQSSWFPLYDRNPQTFVSNIFWAKPGDYQKATQRIYHSADQASYISLPVIGD; from the coding sequence ATGAAGTCGAGTCGTGCCGCGATCGCGTTACGCGGGCTCAAGCCTGCGATGTTTGCCCTGCTGCTCACCCTGAGCGGCGCAGTACTGGCGACGGATCCGCCCGGCCCTTCGCAATACCCGAATTACCCCAGCGAAACACCTGCGCAGTTCACGCCAGTCACGAGCAGCTACGACTACGTCGAACGCGACGTGATGATTCCGATGCGCGATGGCGTAAAGCTCAACACAGTGATCCTGATTCCCAAGGGCATAACACACGCCGGCATCGTGCTCACCCGCACGCCTTACGATGCGAAAGAACTCACCCATCACATGATGAGCGGCCATCTTGGCCCAATGCTGGAAGGCTACGACAACGCCACCGACGTGATCGTGGAAGATCACTACATCCGCGTCATCCAGGACATCCGCGGCAAATACGGCTCCGAAGGCGATTACGTGATGAACCGGCCGATCCACGGCCCGCTCAATCCCACTCCGGTCGATGACGCCAGCGACACATACGACACCATCGACTGGCTGGTGAAAAACGTGCCGGAGTCGAACGGCAAAGTCGGCACCATCGGCATTTCCTACGACGGTTTCGAACCGCTGATGTCGATCATCCATCCGCATCCGGCACTCAAAGTCGCCGTGCCGATGAATCCGATGGTGGACGGCTGGATGGGCGATGACTGGTTCCATCACGGCGCCTTCCGCCAGCAGAACATGTCCTACATCTACGAGCAGTCTGCCTGCCGCGACAACTGCTACAAGTGGTGGACCAGTTATCACGACGAATACGACCTGTTCATGCAGGCAGGCTCCGCCGGTGAACTGGGGCGCCAGTACGGCATGGAGCAGCTTGGTTTTTGGAACAAGATGATTGCGCATCCGGCCTACGACTCGTTCTGGAGCGAACAAGCCGTCGATAAAGTGCTCGCCGCGCAACCGCTGAAAGTGCCGACCATGCTGGTGCACAGCTTGTGGGATCAGGAAGACATCTACGGCGCACTGGCCGTGTATCGCGCGATCAAACCCAAAGACACCAGCGGCGAGATGGTCAAGCTGGTCATGGGGCCCTGGCATCACGGACAGGAAATCGAGGAAGGCAGCTCGCTCGGCGCGATCCAGTTCGGCAGCGACACTGCCAAATATTTCCGCGAACACATCTTGCGCCCGTATCTGGCGCAATACCTGAAAGATGGCGCACCCAAAGCCGATATTGCGCCAGTCACTGCCTTCCAGACCGGCACCAACCAATGGCAACGCCTCAGTCGTTGGCCGCTCGCCTGTGAAGATGGCTGCAAGGCCAAGAGCCGTCCGCTGTATCTGCAAGCCGGCAACAAGCTCGGTTTCAGCGCGCCTGCCAACGGCGCGAGCTATGACGAATACATCTCCGATCCGGCTCGCCCCGTACCGTTCCGCGCACGCCCGATTCAACCGATCGGCTACGACAACGGTCTCACCTGGCCGCAGTGGCTGGTGGACGATCAACGCGAAGCGTCCGGCCGCACCGATGTCGTCACGTATGTTTCCGACGTACTCACCCAGCCGCTGACCATTGCTGGTGCACCCGTCGTACATCTGACCGCATCGACCAGCGGCACCGACAGCGACTGGGTGGTGAAGCTGATCGACGTGTATCCCGATCAGGTCGCAGAACAGCCGGAAATGGGGGGCTATCAACTCGCCGTGGCGATGGACATCTTCCGCGGCCGCTATCGCGAAGGCTACGACAACCCCAAACCGCTCACCGCCAACCAGCCGCTGGCCTACCGCTTCGAATTGCCCAACGCCAATCACGTCTTCCTGCCGGGCCACCGCGTGATGGTGCAGGTACAGTCGAGCTGGTTCCCGCTCTACGACCGCAATCCGCAGACCTTTGTGTCCAACATCTTCTGGGCCAAGCCAGGGGATTATCAGAAGGCCACGCAGCGGATTTATCACTC